In one window of Poriferisphaera corsica DNA:
- the neuC gene encoding UDP-N-acetylglucosamine 2-epimerase has product MTNTTRPTSKQTKYITVVTGTRAEFGLLRSVIAAISAHPKLQLRLIAAGQHLTTGSYKDILKSDFQIDAKVRMQTKNDSGYAADAQALARGIASFATDFASHPTHLVLVLGDRIEAFAAASAAAISNIHLAHIHGGDRAEGIADESMRHAITKLAHIHFPASKQSATRIRKLGELPSTIHLHGSPSIDDLVLSIHQIESSTDIIVLQHPVGDSPKQEQSHMAQTLSAARKLAQQHNFKILILSPNADPGTTGINTAIDSFMKKPQANRNTTHLTHLPRPQFLAHLKNAKLILGNSSAALIEAAALKTPAVNIGPRQNGREKPRSVIDSPYGIKPVLTAADKALTLNLSRMTHPYGSGNAGLKIAKTLANLNLKSLSLRKQNTF; this is encoded by the coding sequence ATGACAAATACAACACGCCCTACCTCCAAACAAACAAAGTACATCACCGTCGTGACCGGCACACGCGCAGAGTTCGGCCTCCTTCGATCTGTAATCGCCGCGATCAGCGCACATCCAAAGCTGCAGCTACGTCTCATTGCCGCCGGACAACATCTGACGACCGGTTCATACAAAGATATTCTCAAATCAGATTTTCAAATAGACGCAAAAGTTCGCATGCAGACTAAGAATGATTCCGGCTACGCAGCTGATGCACAAGCTCTAGCTCGTGGAATTGCTTCGTTCGCAACAGATTTCGCCTCACACCCAACACACCTCGTCCTCGTTCTCGGCGACCGCATCGAGGCTTTCGCCGCCGCCTCCGCCGCCGCAATCTCAAACATACACCTTGCCCATATCCATGGCGGCGATCGCGCAGAAGGGATCGCCGATGAATCCATGCGTCACGCCATCACCAAATTGGCCCACATCCACTTCCCCGCCTCCAAACAATCCGCCACGCGCATAAGAAAGCTCGGCGAGTTACCTAGCACCATCCATCTCCACGGCTCTCCATCCATCGACGATCTCGTTTTATCTATCCATCAGATAGAAAGCTCCACAGATATCATTGTTTTGCAGCATCCTGTCGGAGACTCACCAAAGCAAGAGCAATCCCACATGGCGCAAACCCTTTCAGCCGCTCGCAAACTTGCTCAACAGCACAACTTTAAAATCCTCATACTCTCACCCAATGCTGATCCCGGCACAACCGGCATCAACACCGCTATTGATTCTTTCATGAAAAAGCCTCAAGCAAATCGTAATACTACACATCTCACACATCTACCTCGCCCTCAGTTCCTTGCCCATCTTAAGAACGCCAAACTCATCCTCGGAAACTCTTCCGCCGCCCTGATCGAAGCCGCCGCCCTAAAAACACCTGCAGTCAATATCGGCCCTCGCCAGAATGGCCGCGAAAAACCCCGCTCCGTGATTGATTCTCCCTACGGCATCAAGCCCGTCCTTACCGCTGCAGATAAAGCGCTCACGCTAAACCTCTCCCGCATGACCCATCCCTATGGCTCCGGTAATGCAGGCCTCAAAATCGCAAAAACCCTTGCTAATCTCAATCTCAAATCACTTTCTTTGAGAAAACAAAATACATTCTAA
- a CDS encoding acylneuraminate cytidylyltransferase family protein produces MNTLAIILARAGSQGLPNKNGLILAGKPMLQYTFDHALASTSITHTILSTDGPHLAQIAKHNNIPTILRPDDLATSTATVDAAARHALTEYEKQTSLTFGCIAILYGNVPVRPHDLTDRAINKLTETNCDSVQSVYPVEKNHPYWMKRVDDDSRLLMYQDNNIYRRQDLPPVYMLDGGVIALTRQSLQTTSPDQPHAFLGSDRRAIITQPHDVVDIDTAIDLKIAEAILSDQRQSI; encoded by the coding sequence AAGAACGGCCTCATTCTCGCCGGCAAGCCTATGCTGCAATACACATTCGATCACGCGCTCGCCTCAACATCTATTACACACACCATCCTCAGTACCGATGGCCCTCATCTCGCCCAAATTGCCAAACATAACAATATCCCAACGATCCTACGACCAGACGATCTCGCAACCTCGACCGCAACAGTGGACGCAGCCGCCCGCCACGCTTTGACGGAGTACGAAAAACAAACCAGCCTAACCTTCGGCTGTATCGCCATTCTATATGGTAATGTGCCGGTACGTCCTCACGATCTAACAGATCGTGCTATCAACAAGCTTACCGAAACTAATTGTGATTCAGTTCAATCAGTCTATCCTGTCGAGAAGAATCATCCCTATTGGATGAAGCGTGTTGACGACGACTCTCGCCTTCTCATGTACCAAGACAACAATATCTACCGCCGGCAAGATCTCCCCCCAGTCTATATGCTTGATGGCGGTGTCATTGCACTCACACGTCAATCGCTACAGACAACCAGCCCCGATCAGCCCCATGCTTTCCTCGGCTCAGATCGTCGTGCCATCATCACACAGCCTCACGATGTTGTGGATATCGACACTGCCATTGACCTAAAAATCGCCGAAGCGATTCTCTCAGATCAGCGCCAATCTATTTAA